Below is a window of Vulpes lagopus strain Blue_001 chromosome 13, ASM1834538v1, whole genome shotgun sequence DNA.
ctattcaattatttctttatactgcaaaagcagccatagacactGAAACTAAGGAGCATGCCTATACTCCAATAGAACTTTACTAATAGACGCCGAAATTTAAATCTTACAGAATtctcacatattttaaatactatcaTTTTGGGGCTTTTCCCCAtctatttaaaaaggtaaaatcattCTTAGCCTATGAGCTGTACAAAAGCAAGTAGGTCAGATTTGGCCCATGGCCATCATTGCTGGCCCTTGTAATAAACTTCCACTGAATAactaaatgaataagtaaagtaagtgcttaataaatagtaattgaatgaataaaagaattgaCTATTCTTTCATTGGCCAGTTCATAGGCTTTTTAAGATGAGACatatcacaaaaaaacaaacatcgTGTCAGAAAACTGAGGTTGTAGTCCTGTttttgccacttactagccaGATAGCCTAGAGAATTTCAATCAATTTCActgaatttctgtttcctcattggaAAACAGGTACaatattttctgctttataaCATAACCACACAAAGGAAGGATAGTTTAATGCAACCAGTATTAATTAAGCACCTaccactatgtgccaagcatagtacttattttattattcagtaCCACAACAATCCTCAAACACATTAAAAGTGGAAATGTTTTCATCTATTTCCTATCAATTCAACTTACCACATTTTGGGTTAAATTGAGGCTTCCCCACATTATTACTCCAGAGACACCTAGAGAAACTGATTCACCGATTGTATTCACAAGATCATCCTGGCGAATGTGACAAAAAGagttaacagaaataaaatagaaatactatgcATAAGAAAATAACACCAAAGCTAAGAATTCTGGCTCAACAATAATAATTTAAGTCTTCCCCACTATTTATTTCTATCCTTGTTGCCACCACTatgctactataacaaaatacagatttttctgttattgttttaattGCTTCTATTGACAAAAGAGCAAAAcccatgaaagcaaaaaaaaaaaggacctgagTTACTATATTGTCTACTCTACCTAGTTTTTTATTGTTCTTAAGATATTATatgattacattaaaatgaaatatattctttttcatatgcGTATAATGTACAGTCACCAATGTGAATATTCCTAAAGGATATTAAAAGCTAAATCTCACTCCCTTTGAAAATGATATTGGATTCCACTAAACACCTTTTGTGGACACTAGTTCATAGGCCTCATGCCTTGATTTACTCACCTCTGTAAGATATGTCAGCAACATATCAGTAAAAACTGGACGGGCATATACAAAGATCGGAAGTGGATGTTTAATATCTTTTACTTTAGAAACCCGAATGGCTTCCAAAACACGATTGCGGACATAAAGAGCAGTGAATGGAGAAGATTTTAGTTTGCTCTTCAAATAAATGGATGGGAAAAGGGCTGTACTTTCCTTCCACAACCAGTCGATCTCatcatttcttctctgttctaTATCATAGCAACTTCCATTGTAATTgggatttttataattataattgtaGCAATCAGGATAAAGATAAAAACCCCATAAATAATTTGGCCGAAGGAACTTTCCCAACTTTAAAGTCTCTTGCATGAAACACCTTGCTGCCTTTTCAAAATCTGCCTGGGCTATCTGGGTGACCTCTGTGAGATTAAGGTGTATATGTTGTTGCTGAGCCAAGTCAATAGACTGTTCCTTGTATATATGTTTAGGTCTCCAGTTTCTTGCCCAGTTAGGCCTCCAGTAGTCCCAGTCAATGACAGCCAAGCCCATGCTGTCTGTTCCTATGTAATGGGAAATATCTTTCTTGGCTTTGTCCAAGTGCTTTTTTAAGGATCCCAATTGGGGGATTCCTCCATTCACATGTTTGCCAGTCGTTTTATTTATGTGGGGATAGTAGCCCAGTCTGTCAGCATAAAATATTGCAATGCCTTGTCCTACGACGGTTTTTAGAGGGCTTCCTATCAGAGAGAAAAGGTTCAGATCTAGCTGCACGTTAAACCTTTTAGCACAAAGTTCAGTGGGGGCATTCCAGCCCCAGAGGAAAGAAACATTTGGGATGAAAGGGGGTGCTCTGAACTCTTGAGTCAAGCAACGTGGAATCAGAAGGAAGATGAATACTGCTTGGGTTGTTCCACTGGACCCCAAAAAGCTCCTAAAGAAGATATTCTGGAACCTGAGAACTCCCATTGCAAAGATTAATGACTATGAAGATTTCTTCCCAAACACTTTGGCTTATCCAATATTTCATGCACAGAAGAGAGATAGTGGAATGAAGCCACTTTGATGGATAAAGAGGTATAACGATCACgttacttttaaatattattcttcttaCTTCATGTTTCAAGAATGTTTTGCAAGTTGCTTCATctgtaagtggaaaaaaataataaatagaatatattgtTACACTATGTTTCTGTATCAAGACTTTAAACTTTACCAAGTTTTCAACTTTAAGTGTAGgagttaaattcaatttttaaagttgGAGAACTCCTGTGTTTgaatcaataaaattattttctcctctgtgtGATACAAATCATGTTATAGCTAACACTTGTCTCATCTTTCCAAATCATTACTGAGACTACAGAGAGGTGAAGGTagctattttttccctttgcctttctgCTTCTGTAGGATGCTGTGCCAAGGACCTGTTAAATAAAATTCCAGTTGAAgctctcatttttgtttgttattacTTGAAAGACCATTTTATAGTAGCAtgccaaaaattgaaaataacctATCATAGAATTAtgagatttcatcttttttttttgaaggggggCACCTAGAGGAGGAAGCAAAAGTCACTTCTACCAGAAGTAATATATCAAAAGTGTGCTCAAAACTATTGAATTAACCCAAATCTCCTACTGAGGAACAAGTTTAAGTGTTATTTGGAATAGTGCTCCATCATATCTCAAAGTAATGGAGTAAAAGATAAGTTAAATATGCACTATACTTATAGATATCTGTATCTCTATATATACGTACACAAAACTTATGTATAGgcacaaaaatatgtaaatatttttatgaaacaaagTATCTCTTCTTAATACATCTTTAGACAAAGTCTTGGGGCACAGAATTGGGGGCAGACCTGGGTTAGCATCTAGAAAGGCATCCTCATTGAGAGGATCTACTAGAGACTTTACACAAGAATCTCCTCTCCCTAGAAAATCTTACCTGACTTAATTCCATATGATTAACATCTCTCCAGTAGTGTGTATAACGTTTGTT
It encodes the following:
- the SPAM1 gene encoding hyaluronidase PH-20 → MGVLRFQNIFFRSFLGSSGTTQAVFIFLLIPRCLTQEFRAPPFIPNVSFLWGWNAPTELCAKRFNVQLDLNLFSLIGSPLKTVVGQGIAIFYADRLGYYPHINKTTGKHVNGGIPQLGSLKKHLDKAKKDISHYIGTDSMGLAVIDWDYWRPNWARNWRPKHIYKEQSIDLAQQQHIHLNLTEVTQIAQADFEKAARCFMQETLKLGKFLRPNYLWGFYLYPDCYNYNYKNPNYNGSCYDIEQRRNDEIDWLWKESTALFPSIYLKSKLKSSPFTALYVRNRVLEAIRVSKVKDIKHPLPIFVYARPVFTDMLLTYLTEDDLVNTIGESVSLGVSGVIMWGSLNLTQNVQICTELDTYIKNKLNPYIINVTLAAKMCSQVLCQDEGLCIRKHWNSNDYLHLNPVNFAIQLERSGRYTVQGKPTLEDLQQFSKKFYCACYANTHCRERVDMTDIRTIKVCVGEDVCIDVYLNLVPSGHLPVWKGKYVTSSNIFSVMPPATGPPCVPGRDLNRCLKARFIVEDNSKTTQTGYQSIYIKNKKQ